In Salvelinus fontinalis isolate EN_2023a chromosome 8, ASM2944872v1, whole genome shotgun sequence, the genomic stretch gtggTGAGTGGAGGGAAAACGATCAGATGTGGCAGcactgataaggggagagagctgtggattagtgatgaagggtgTTCAGGTCACGTTAAGGGAGAAGACACAGCTTATTGCCACTTCAtttcctgcctagcaacagagATTTAGTGtttggagagaaggagaagattcCACCCCAAATTGGGGTACATACACCACCACTATTGGAAATGTATTTTGGTCGGTTCAGCTGTTCGACCCTGTGGGATaaataaacttggtttaagctttcataGCGTCCATCGATGTCTTATTCTGATAATTAGAACCTAGCAAGatgtagtaatatttttgaacATGTCTGACCTCCAAACGAGTCACCTGCCAAGCCAATGCAATGGAGTGCAACCCGATCAGGTGCCCACTTTAGACCCTGAAAACTGACATGTATGATAGACGTTTTCATAATCTAAAAGTCCTATTCCTATTGACTTCCAGTGTTGAAAGTGGCTTTATCTCAATGCTACGTCATACGGGCAgaatttctgcctgcttgaattgtaaaattgtaaaataaaatatttgaaaAAAGAATGGTGAATCTTTACTATAAATGCCAGTAAACATGCCACTGACAGTGTAAGGCCCCAGTCAGTCGCTCTTGAGCCAGAACACCAGCCCCACCAATACGCTGTTGGCGCACTCCAACCATAGGACGTTGATGCTGATGTAGGCAGGGACTGCAAGGCCCAAAAGTTCACAGGCGATGCACATGACTAGGTAAGATGCCCACGTTGTGCCAAAGTCCAaagtcaggctgaggtaaaggggggGCCTCTGCCATTCGGTCTCCACTGCCAGTGCTTTCTGCTCGTCCTCGTCACCCCCTAGCTGCTGTAACTTGGCATACCTGAATCTCGAGTGGCTCTGCAGCATTGGGTTAACATTATCCCTCTGCTCTGACCGCCTGTTGGCCTCCTTCAGCCACAAAGGCAGCTGTTTGTAGTGGAGCAGCATTACACAGCAGATGGCCACGGAGATCCCCACTGAGAAATGTACCACAAACACAGACTCCTGCACAGCGCACCCTAAagcattcctccctccctcgtaCTCAACCTCTAGGAGGTTGGTGACGGCTGAGCAGCAGGAGTGCACACCGGCCAGCACCCACACCAGCAGCGTCAGGGCATAGTTCCATAGGTCCCTACAGGGAGCGACGTGACAGGTGGTGTAGCGTGGCTCGGAGGCGTAGTCCAGCAGCCCCAGGCCCAGCATGGGCAGAGGCAGCGCGTTGAACACGACTGAGGCATGGGCCAAGATGAAACAGATGGACACCGGGGAGCGTGTGGGTCCGAGGAACCAGACAGCCGCCACAGCGCACACCAACACCACATCGCCCAGGAAGATGGAGAGGCCACAGACGCCCATGAAGGAGGTGTGCAGCCAACGCAAGCACATCGACAGGACCAGACAGTCCAGGCCCACCTTTAACAGCAAGATGAACAGAAACTGACCGGTGCTGTCCTCGTAGTagctcccctcctcttcccaggACTCAATGATGGCCAGCATGTTGAAGCTTTTGCGATTAGGACTGAGCCCAGCTCCAGAAGTCATCTACTGGGTCTGTGACGTTCCACCCGATGTCACCATGCTCAGGGGAAAGCTGTTGAAGAGAGAGTGACATACGGAACAGTTAGCAGCAATTTACAAACAGCTTCTACCAAGCAATTAAACATGTTTCTTGTGTTATCAGTACTACCTGGCCTCTTGTGACTTGTTTACAGAAACAACTACACCCTAGGGATTTCAAAAATAAGAAACTTCAACTCTCCCtgtaaagggatagttcacccaaattacaaaatgacacagGCTTCCTTACCCTGTAAAGAATGCTAATATTGTACTATGACTTGATTGGGaattgtgccacaaatgctaaaacgtttGGAAACGGTGccaggaaactaaaccaaagcatggattgctgtcatatcTTGTCCAtggactgcttacagggtaaggaaaccaatatgtaatttagTATTTTGGGTGAACTTTCCCTTTAATGGATGTATCATGCCTCGACACTCTTTGTTTGGATTCCACCAAAATCAAGTGTTATTGCATTCATAGCTCCATCTATGGATTTGAGCATGATTGAATTTCAAACCAAGCGACAGGGCTGCCTTTAACTTATTCACTTTTTTAAATGAATAGTTGTTTTACAGTAACAAGGTTTCCATTCAACCTttttgtaacgctcgtctttatgtggaagagaggaggatcaaggcgcagcgtggtgaaTGTTCATGATGTTGAATTTTAATGAATTATCCAactaaacagaacactgacaaaatacaaaataacaaaacgacgtgaacagacctgaacttgagaacataaaacatgaacgcacgaacaggaacaaacgaacgaacaaacgaaacgaaacagtaccgtgtggcgaacaaacacagacacagcaacaatcacccacaaacaaacagtgagaacagcctaccttaatatggttctcaatcacaggaaacgtaaaacacctgcccctgattgagaatcatatcaggctaatacaatgaacccaacatagcatagaatgcccacccagctcacgtcctgaccaactaaacaaggctaaacaaaggaaataaggtcaggaacgtgacagtacccccccccccccccccccccccccaccccaaggtgcggactccggccgcaaaacctgaacctataggggagggtctgggtgggcatctgtccacggtggcggctgtccacgtggcccccaccccaccatagttaatcgccacttccgtggcctcctcatAATGgtgaccctccaaattaaccccactggaccgaggagcagcaccggactgaggggcagcacaggactgaggggcagcaccggactgaggggcagcaccggactgaggggcagctccggactgaggggcagctccggactgaggggcagctccggactgagtgacgGCTCTGataggtcatggctggctgacggctctggcaggtcatggctggctgacggctctggcaggtcatggctggctgatggctctggcaggtcatggctggctgacggctctggcaggtcatggctggctgaaggctctggcaggtcatggctggctggcggctctggcagatcatggctggctggcggctctggcaggtcatgcctggctggcggctctggcagctcctggctggcggctctggcagctcctgtctggcgggcggctctggcggctcctgactggggggcggctctggcggctcctgactgacggacggctctagcggctcctgactgacggacagctctagcggctccggacagacgggcggctctgaaggctcaggacagacggtcagtgcagacggcgctgggcagaagggcagtgcagacggcgctgggcagacggccgactctggccggctgaggcgcacagtaggcctagtgcgtggtgccggaactggtggtaccgggctaaggacacgcaccttaaggctagtgcggggagcagcaacagggcgcacagggctctggagacgcacaggaggcttggtgcgtggtgccggaactggtggtaccgggctggagacacgcaccacagggcgagtgcttggaagaggaacagggctctggagacacactggaagcctggtgcgtggtgttggcactggtggtactgggctggggcggggaggtggcgccggatataccggaccgtgcaggcgtactggctcccttgagcaccgagcctgcccaaccttacctggttgaatgctccccgtagcccgaccagtgcggggaggtggaataacccgcactgggctgtgttggcgaaccggggacaccatgcgtaagcctggtgccatgtatgccggcccgaggagacgcactggagaccagacgcgttgagccggcttcatggcacctggctcaatgctcaatctagcccggccgatacgaggagctggaatgtaccgcaccgggctaagcacacatacaggagacaccgtgcgctttaccgcataacacggtgtctgccagtactttcgctctccacggtaagcttgAGGAGTTgccgcaggtttcctacctgacttcgccacactcccttgtagcctccccccaataaatttttgggcttgactctcgggcttcctaccgcgtcgtcgtgctgcctccattcgccggtatccctcctcacactgctccagagaatcccaggcgggctccggcattctccctgggtcgatcgcccacctgtcgatctcctcccacgtagtgtccattcctccttgcgctgctcctgctgccgctgcctgttaccacgctgcttggtccggttttggtgggtgattcatCTTTATGTGGATGAGAGGAGgatcaaggcgcagcgtggtgaaTGTTCATGATGTTGAATTTTAATGAATTATCCAactaaacagaacactgacaaatacaaaataacaaaacgacgtgaacagacctgaacttgagaacataaaacatgaacgcacgaacaggaacaaacgaacgaacgaaacgaaacagtaccgtgtggcgaacaaacacagacacagcaacaatcacccacaaacaaacagtgagaacagcctaccttaatatggttctcaatcagagaaaacgtaaaacacctgcccctgattgagaaccatatcaggctaaatgaacccaacatagaaacacataacattgaatgcccacccagctcacgtcctgaccaactaaacaaggctaaacaaacgaaataaggtcaggaacgtgacactttttATGCGAGTTAAATACGTTGGATCAAAAAATGTTacaacaggcctgatggaaaccgCTGATTTGTCCGTAAGCCTTCCAGAGCTTTCCAGAGCTTTCCAAACAAAACatgctagacaaggtgggatctttttgtgtcggtaaaatatATTATACGTGAAACGGCGGTGGAAGTGCTTTTATGcataaatattgatataataaccatcatatcgaagtaaacttggtcACGCGATATGTTGTATGATCGTCCCACTACAActcaggaaagcatgcagtttataaGGCTTTTCCCTTTTCTCTGTTTTTGCTAGTCATTCTGGTTTTGACCCTTTcctgccttgactctgaacccgcctgcctgaccatactgcctgccctgaccttgagcctgcctgctactcagtacctcctggactctgaccttgttatgagcttttgcctgtccatgaccattctcttgcctgccccttggattataataaatatcagagactcgaaccatctgcctcccgtgtctgcatctgggtctcgtccTGTGCCCTTATAACCAGAGACTTTTTTGTCTACTCTCTCCTGCAGACGGACCGGCgaccacagagagacaacaagacataCACTCGTAAATATGTCAATTGCAATTTATTTTCGAATGAGCGGTCGTTAATGTAAAGTATTAGCATTTTCTATGAGTGTAGTTATCAGCTATGAGTTTCCCGCTATTGAGCGGTCCAcaccccctttcctttgtctaccaagcaaTCATATTGGTTTCGTCCGCTAGGGACTTTTTCTTTGTATCATGTCATACCCCATGTATGAACtaattgtgtgtgttttcatgtgtttctgtgatttggttagttagttagtaaataaataattaagccaatttgtatatcacTGATTCATAATTTATGCTAGGGTTCGTGCTGATTTCCAAGGGTTTGCCACATTCAGTAATGAGAACTGATGAGGTAATTATAATACATTAATAAGCActgttttgaaaataataatgcatTAACAAGTGACTGTtttgaaaatatctgaagagttatattcgggAAATTGACACTCTATAAACATATTTTCCGTGGTGCCCTGGCATCCTAATTGATTAAAGTAGTTTAATGATTAGTTCAATCGCATAAATAAATTacacatagagaattgatttgataatatcACTTCCTGTCACTTCCTCCAGTACATCTTGTTCTGCAAATGTTTTATGTGAACTATGTTGTCAACAATGTCTCAGGCTGCTAATTGGGACCAGAGGATCCAAGGTTTTCTCCTGTGGTGGTTTCCTTCATTATCCAGTTGACTGCCATTGGAAAGAGAAGGGGGAACCACAGGCAGCCATGTCAAACTTCTGTGTTTACGGGGAAGCTATCAGTGAGATGTCCATTGTGTATTACTCTGCAGGATGACTGTAGGTATAACTGTTGGGTGATGTTGATGATCGTCTTTGTAGTGTAGTCACGATACGAAAATTCTGACTTCGATACCATCATGATACTCGATATCAGAATGTTACcacaacatttttaaaaagctgTATTAGTCCCAGAATGGCActtaaactcagctactgctctgttcaatcgTTGGCCATCTTTCGTTTGCATAGAAGAAGCAACCTCTTATTTTATAAAAGTGGGTGCTGTCGTGTAAAATTGCATAATTAGTCATGCTATCCCGTGTTTTACTGCTTAAAGAATAGTCTCTTGTTATATGCTAGTGTTTTTTCTAACTTGATACAAACTTGTCTTGTTGTCACTTAGTCATAAGACTAGGCTTACAGCTAAGAGATGTTTGGGTGCGACCGCAGCATGTGAAATCCCGTGGGTTTACTATCTACAGAAAGTCACATGTATGGAACCTTGCAGAAAAGAGTACAATATAGTGTTTGTTGTTGTGAATGCAGGTAGACGGCTGAGCCCTCGGGCTGTCAACCTTGTCCTATCTTAAGTTTACACAGACAACGAATGACCTTTTATACACTATCTTCTGACTGCCACGAATACAGAAAGGggttgtatgtattttctctataAAGGCATTGAACCGGCACTGTTTGTTGAGCTTTTCAACTATGCGCTGTTGAGTGGGTAGTTGATTCTCCATTTTTGAAATCTCATGATAAAGTGTCTGAAAGAATCTGCAGTCTCTCTTCCCTTGGATTAGATATTCCACGACAAATTAGTGACAGTGGTGGGATGCTAACTCTGCTTGCAGATTGCTCCCAAGAGACCTAGGTTAAACTGTGCGCAGGGGCTCCGTTAGATGTGGCTCAGGGTACCACACGCTCTGACTAAAACAGAGCAGAGGGGGACCCACCTTGGACCTGCCGGGAGTGTCAGTCAGTAGATATGTCATTCCGGACAGATAAGAGAAATTCAGGGTGAGACTGATTTTCTTTTAAACATCATAGAAAATCCTGTTCTAAGAACAGGCTGTGCACATTATGTATTTGTTGTAGCAAAGACACCCCGAGTTAGAAACTTTGTGGTAGCAGAGTTATTTCTGAATGGGGAAAGTCCTAGGCCCCTGTTGAAGCAGGGTGACCCTGTAGGAGCAGGGGACATCTCCGATTGGCATCTTTTTGTTGAAGCAGAAGTATCCTGTTTagagacaggggttgtgtttCTCTGTTGAAGCAGAGAAACAGCCATGGGATGATATGACACAGTTAAAAGCTATGTGATTCCAGGGCACAATCCtgagaaaaaatacaaatattcctacaggtacatttaaaaaacttttttttttaaataacggaaaaatatacaaaaatataaacattgtAAAAGAGAAATTAGTAATCAGTGTACTGGTAAAACAGTTGGTTATGATTGGGAAACCAGCTATAAAGTTAAACCCTACACGGAAATGTGCATAGGAGGAACTACCATGTGGGTACAACATTTAAAATTACATAGAgtaattaaaaaaacatttttatggAGGAGAAATGACTCTTTTCAAATTAGAAAGGAAGACATTCCTAACCAAATACTGTtagttctgtgtgtctgtttttgtTTCCAGAGTGTGTATTAACGAGAGATGTATATTATGGACGGACGATGGACcctatcagcccgactggctgcACTGTGTGATGGAATAAAGGAACACACATTCTCCAGTAGTTAACTGGAAGACGTTCTAGTATTGGTTCTAATACAAGGTATCAAAACCGTTACCAATTAAAAGGCACAAGAACCATAACTACTCTCCAGGGAAGTGTGTACCACTACTTTAGATAATGGTTAAATTGGCATATATTAGAGCAGTGAGTGAGTAAATCTAAACACAAGCTACAGCCAGGAAGAGGTCAACTATAGCAAAGCCATAGAGGCACTAAAAGAAGAGCAAGCATATTCTACCAATTCGGCTAGAATATGGGGAGAATTGTTTTTATTTCTGGATAAAATTCGGCAGGATTTCCCTGCGGATGGAAAATTCAAATCTAATAAAGAATTCAGATTCTATAGTGAGTTGGCACAATGACATGAAATGAAAGTCTAaggccccccaaaaaatatatatcacctttatttaaccaggaagggcagttgagaacaagttctcatttacaattgcagccTGGCGTAGACAAAGAAAAGCAGCGCGAcacaaaacaacacagagttacacataggataaacaaaagcacagtcaataacacaaaatcgATATCAGTGTTTTGATGTCACCGTTCTATAGGCAGAGGAGAAAAACCCGACAGAACCAAGTTTCGTAAATGTACTCAGCATAACCGCACTAACCGTacaaaactcagcaaaaaaaagaaacgtccctttttcaggaccctatctttcaaagataattcataaaaatacaaataacttcacagatcttcatagtaaagggtttaaacactgtttcccatgcttgttcaatgaaccataaacaattaatgaacatgcacctgtggaacagtcgttaagacactaacagcttacagacggtaggcaattaaggtcacagttatgaaaacttaggacactaaagaggcctttctactgactctgaaaaacaccaaaagatagatgcccagggtccctgctcatctgtgtgaacgtgacttaggcatgctgcaaggaggcatgaggactgcagatgtggccagggcaataaattgcaatgtccgtactgtgagatgcctaagacagcgctacagggagacaggacggacagctgatcgtcctcacagtggtagaccacgtgtaacaacacctgcacaggatcggtacatccgaacatcacacctgcgggacaggtacaggatggcaacaacaactgcccgagttacaccaggaacgcacaatccctccatcagtgctcagactgtccgcaataggctgagaaaggctggactgagggcttgtaggcctgttgtaaggcaggtcctctccagacatcaccggcaacaacgtcgcttacgggcacaaacccaccgtcgctggaccagacaggactggcaaaaagtgctcttcactgacgagtcgcggttttgtctcaccaggagtgatggtcggattcgcgtttatcgtcgaaggaatgagcggtacatcgaggcctgtactctggagtgggatcgatttggaggtggagggtctgtcatagtctggggcggtgtgtcacaacatcatcggactgagcttgttgttattgcaggcaatctcaatgctgtgcgttacagggaagacatcctcct encodes the following:
- the LOC129860438 gene encoding uncharacterized protein LOC129860438, with protein sequence MTSGAGLSPNRKSFNMLAIIESWEEEGSYYEDSTGQFLFILLLKVGLDCLVLSMCLRWLHTSFMGVCGLSIFLGDVVLVCAVAAVWFLGPTRSPVSICFILAHASVVFNALPLPMLGLGLLDYASEPRYTTCHVAPCRDLWNYALTLLVWVLAGVHSCCSAVTNLLEVEYEGGRNALGCAVQESVFVVHFSVGISVAICCVMLLHYKQLPLWLKEANRRSEQRDNVNPMLQSHSRFRYAKLQQLGGDEDEQKALAVETEWQRPPLYLSLTLDFGTTWASYLVMCIACELLGLAVPAYISINVLWLECANSVLVGLVFWLKSD